One genomic region from Candidatus Nanosynbacter sp. TM7-074 encodes:
- a CDS encoding slipin family protein codes for MEISIAILVILTIFVLSGIKIVNQYQRGVVLTLGKFTGVREPGLRVVVPIFQTMMLVDVRSTPIDVPKQEVITKDNVTVGVDAVVYFRVINAPKAVLETTNYIYATSQFAQAALRDVTGNVDMDDLLAKREEISQQIKEIVDAETDKWGIDVENVKIQNIELPGDMKRAMAKQAEAERERRANIINADGEKAAAETLAQAAEILAKTQGAINLRTLNTLERISTEPSQKTMMLFPIELIDAIRGGKK; via the coding sequence ATGGAAATATCAATAGCAATTTTAGTCATCTTGACTATTTTTGTACTGAGCGGCATTAAAATCGTCAATCAATACCAGCGCGGCGTGGTGCTGACGCTCGGTAAGTTTACTGGCGTACGCGAACCAGGACTTCGAGTGGTCGTACCAATTTTCCAAACGATGATGCTGGTCGACGTGCGTTCGACACCGATTGACGTACCGAAACAAGAAGTTATCACCAAGGACAATGTCACCGTCGGCGTTGACGCGGTGGTATATTTCCGAGTGATTAACGCGCCAAAGGCGGTGCTTGAGACGACCAATTATATTTATGCCACCAGCCAATTTGCCCAGGCGGCTTTGCGAGATGTTACTGGTAATGTCGACATGGACGACCTACTTGCCAAGCGTGAGGAGATTTCGCAGCAGATCAAGGAAATTGTTGATGCCGAAACTGACAAATGGGGTATAGATGTCGAGAACGTTAAGATTCAGAATATTGAACTGCCGGGCGATATGAAGCGCGCCATGGCCAAGCAAGCCGAAGCCGAGCGTGAGCGCCGTGCTAATATCATCAACGCTGACGGTGAAAAAGCTGCCGCTGAAACGCTGGCACAAGCGGCGGAGATCCTGGCAAAAACCCAAGGCGCCATTAATCTGCGTACACTGAACACACTGGAGCGCATCTCGACCGAGCCATCACAAAAGACGATGATGTTATTCCCGATTGAACTGATCGATGCGATTCGTGGCGGTAAGAAATAA
- a CDS encoding TrmH family RNA methyltransferase, with product MEDKRNVIDKFKGRSESEIIKDLDSEDHGLVIALENTERDFNMGTIVRSANAFGVRQIYVIGRRQWNKRGAMMTDKYLHITYLATTEEFVEKMRDEGREIIAIDNIPGSVNMSETNLPKRAVLVFGQEGPGISEEMAQMADKIVAIEQFGSTRSINVGAAATVAMYCWLQQHVLSGNSSPRPS from the coding sequence ATGGAAGATAAAAGAAACGTCATTGATAAGTTTAAGGGTCGGAGTGAATCGGAAATCATAAAGGATTTGGATTCTGAAGACCACGGTTTGGTGATTGCCCTTGAGAACACCGAGCGGGATTTTAATATGGGGACAATTGTTCGGAGCGCCAATGCGTTTGGTGTGCGGCAGATTTATGTGATTGGCAGGCGGCAATGGAATAAGCGTGGTGCCATGATGACGGATAAATATCTGCACATTACGTATTTGGCGACGACCGAAGAATTTGTTGAGAAGATGCGTGATGAGGGCAGGGAAATTATTGCTATTGATAATATTCCTGGGAGTGTTAATATGTCAGAGACGAACTTGCCGAAGCGTGCGGTTTTGGTATTTGGTCAAGAAGGTCCAGGAATCTCCGAGGAGATGGCACAGATGGCAGACAAAATCGTCGCCATCGAACAATTCGGCTCGACCCGTTCCATCAATGTCGGCGCGGCAGCAACTGTGGCGATGTATTGCTGGTTGCAGCAGCATGTGTTGAGCGGGAATAGCTCGCCAAGGCCTAGCTAA
- a CDS encoding LamG-like jellyroll fold domain-containing protein translates to MKFSKTSIWAIAALSLLSLGSVLVLHLAGFRFFAIATPSMGETAPVGTLVVTRPQQTYDKDDIITFYRSGSVYTHRLAKVNDDHSYTTKGDLNAAEDSLPVANRDVIGKAVVIAPVWGWVWRAAPILLIGWIIVYLISCIRRIRNDWRWPVRIIGGTLVVILATLILNPWLRADMLSIATHQKNDVRIHIVNTGIFPIRDDDGKRIYTGQTATVRATETDSQGRYIYVPRPSLGLSGVIFALLWCLMPLFIALLVKLPPPPEEEITGLQLTHERHRNMALLGIIILFELVLLIIQLSSLAGFTATIQNSTNRVQARAYFKCSEATWNRSQIRPNPQPYFAWALNSDHAANPVVTDLSGNGNHGKPSPSDGSPSRASVSNTGCVRDDRRVSVFNGVNACLTHGTSAEQKVNPAPNTFSLEVWFSTNYRSNGRLMGFSSLYEGDYNSGGQSDRHIYIDKDGRVVFGVYSGGIKLVASQAGVNYADGRWHHVIATISPSGAALYLDGNRVDTNTSMTAGENVPNGGYWKVGCGKLTYWKNADGSDYQGPKYFKGSMQYSSVYTTALTEQQARDHYLAGAL, encoded by the coding sequence ATGAAGTTTAGTAAAACCAGCATTTGGGCAATTGCAGCACTGAGCCTACTAAGTCTAGGCTCAGTGCTCGTACTACACCTAGCTGGTTTTCGCTTTTTTGCCATTGCCACGCCAAGTATGGGCGAAACCGCCCCAGTCGGGACATTAGTTGTTACGCGGCCGCAGCAAACCTACGATAAAGATGATATTATTACGTTCTATCGCAGCGGCAGTGTTTACACTCATCGTCTGGCTAAGGTTAACGACGATCACAGCTACACCACTAAAGGTGACCTCAACGCAGCAGAAGACTCCCTGCCAGTAGCCAATCGAGATGTAATTGGTAAAGCAGTGGTGATTGCTCCTGTTTGGGGCTGGGTATGGCGTGCTGCGCCGATTTTGCTAATCGGCTGGATTATCGTTTATCTAATTTCTTGCATTAGACGGATACGTAACGACTGGCGCTGGCCAGTTCGTATTATTGGCGGAACGCTGGTGGTTATCTTAGCGACACTGATTCTCAACCCTTGGCTTCGTGCCGACATGCTCAGTATCGCTACACACCAAAAAAACGACGTACGTATTCACATTGTCAATACTGGGATTTTCCCTATTCGCGATGACGACGGCAAACGTATATATACTGGTCAAACCGCTACCGTTCGCGCTACTGAAACAGACTCACAGGGGCGCTACATTTACGTACCACGACCATCCCTCGGACTAAGCGGCGTGATATTTGCACTACTGTGGTGCCTAATGCCACTGTTTATCGCGCTGCTAGTAAAATTACCACCACCGCCTGAAGAAGAAATTACTGGTCTACAGCTGACTCATGAACGGCATCGTAATATGGCGCTACTCGGTATCATCATTCTGTTTGAGTTAGTCCTCTTAATTATCCAGCTTTCTTCCCTGGCAGGATTTACCGCGACCATACAAAATAGCACCAACCGCGTTCAAGCTCGCGCTTACTTTAAATGCTCCGAAGCCACCTGGAACCGTTCACAGATCCGTCCAAATCCTCAGCCGTATTTTGCCTGGGCGCTCAATAGCGATCATGCCGCCAACCCTGTTGTGACTGACCTCTCTGGTAACGGTAATCATGGCAAACCTTCGCCAAGCGATGGATCACCCAGTCGTGCCAGCGTATCAAACACTGGTTGTGTGCGTGACGACCGCCGCGTTTCAGTATTTAACGGAGTAAACGCCTGTCTCACTCACGGAACGTCAGCAGAGCAGAAGGTCAATCCTGCGCCAAATACCTTTAGCCTGGAGGTGTGGTTTAGTACTAATTATCGAAGTAACGGTCGACTAATGGGCTTTAGCTCTTTATACGAAGGTGACTATAACAGTGGTGGACAAAGCGACCGTCATATATATATAGATAAAGATGGTAGAGTAGTGTTTGGTGTTTATAGCGGAGGCATCAAACTTGTTGCTTCACAAGCTGGAGTAAACTATGCTGATGGCCGCTGGCATCACGTTATTGCCACTATTTCACCAAGTGGCGCCGCACTCTACTTAGATGGAAACCGCGTCGACACTAATACATCAATGACTGCCGGAGAAAATGTACCTAACGGCGGATACTGGAAAGTTGGCTGCGGTAAATTGACTTATTGGAAAAATGCTGACGGCAGCGACTACCAAGGCCCTAAGTATTTTAAAGGCAGTATGCAATACAGCTCAGTCTATACGACTGCTCTCACCGAACAACAAGCTCGTGACCATTATTTGGCAGGCGCTCTATAG
- a CDS encoding replication-associated recombination protein A, translating to MGRIPLAEQMRPQNLDEVIGQSHLLGEGELLRQIVRRAEPVSLILWGPPGTGKTTLARIIAREVNAEFVELSAVTSGKKDVEKVIEHARQNWNFNLRTILFVDEIHRFNKAQQDAFLPHVESGLITLIGATTENPSFEVITPLLSRTRVLVLHRLTKDEIVLVLKRALKTLKKTKRVSPKALDYLAELADGDARVALGNLELALSFGEKVTPEVVKAAAQRRLPGYDKKGDVHYDVISAFIKSLRGSDATAAAYYLARMIEAGEDPKFIARRMVIFASEDIGLAGNGALSLAVATFEAVERVGLPEAKYNLFHCAIALARSQKSRETTDAMNDAFALARQYPNSPVPLHLRNAATNLMKDLGYTKDYKWQAGFKHKKGFLPEEINNVL from the coding sequence ATGGGACGAATACCGTTGGCCGAGCAGATGCGGCCGCAAAATCTGGACGAGGTGATTGGGCAGAGCCATCTGTTGGGTGAGGGTGAATTGCTCCGTCAGATTGTGAGGCGCGCTGAGCCGGTCAGCTTGATTTTGTGGGGGCCGCCAGGCACGGGTAAGACGACGTTGGCGCGAATTATCGCTCGTGAGGTTAATGCAGAGTTCGTCGAGCTGTCGGCGGTGACTAGTGGTAAAAAAGATGTCGAAAAGGTGATTGAACACGCCAGGCAAAATTGGAACTTTAACCTCAGGACGATTCTGTTCGTTGATGAAATCCACCGCTTCAATAAGGCGCAGCAGGATGCCTTTTTGCCGCACGTCGAGAGCGGGCTGATTACTTTGATTGGGGCGACCACTGAGAACCCGAGCTTTGAGGTGATCACGCCGCTGCTCAGCCGGACGCGGGTGCTGGTATTGCACCGACTGACCAAAGATGAAATTGTACTAGTATTGAAACGGGCGCTGAAGACCTTGAAAAAAACCAAGCGGGTGTCACCAAAAGCGCTGGACTATCTGGCGGAGCTCGCAGATGGCGACGCGCGGGTGGCCTTAGGCAATTTAGAGTTGGCGCTGAGCTTTGGTGAAAAAGTCACGCCCGAGGTGGTCAAGGCGGCGGCTCAGCGGCGACTGCCTGGCTATGATAAAAAGGGCGATGTGCATTATGACGTCATCTCAGCGTTCATCAAATCACTGCGCGGCAGCGACGCGACGGCTGCGGCGTATTATTTGGCGCGCATGATTGAGGCTGGTGAAGATCCGAAGTTTATCGCGCGGCGGATGGTTATCTTTGCCTCAGAGGACATTGGGCTAGCTGGCAATGGCGCGCTGAGCCTGGCGGTCGCCACCTTTGAGGCGGTTGAGCGCGTTGGCCTGCCTGAAGCTAAATATAATCTATTTCACTGCGCCATCGCTCTGGCGCGCAGCCAGAAGTCGCGCGAGACCACTGATGCGATGAACGATGCCTTCGCTTTGGCGCGTCAATATCCGAACTCGCCAGTGCCGCTCCACCTTCGCAACGCTGCCACCAACCTGATGAAAGATCTAGGCTATACCAAAGACTATAAATGGCAAGCTGGTTTTAAACATAAAAAAGGATTTTTGCCGGAAGAAATTAATAATGTGTTATAA
- a CDS encoding EXLDI protein — MDYKEIKLNVSNDKIKEYKQFEGLKIYSDIFKSEDEKVLINKRIYVTKKQNYVYYERTDVNWNYWSSKRNYNSTFNPENDSKHNIIFEVSSELSDFIKYLGEEIIRKIELKQHNGKIVEILDI, encoded by the coding sequence ATGGATTATAAAGAAATAAAGCTTAATGTTTCAAATGATAAAATTAAAGAATATAAGCAATTTGAGGGCTTAAAAATATATTCTGATATTTTTAAATCTGAAGATGAAAAGGTATTGATCAACAAAAGAATATACGTTACAAAAAAACAGAATTATGTTTATTACGAAAGAACAGATGTAAATTGGAATTATTGGTCAAGCAAAAGAAATTATAATTCAACATTTAATCCGGAGAATGATAGTAAACACAACATTATATTTGAAGTTTCATCAGAATTAAGCGATTTTATTAAATATTTAGGAGAAGAAATAATTCGGAAGATTGAATTGAAACAGCACAATGGAAAAATTGTTGAGATATTAGATATTTGA
- a CDS encoding site-specific integrase, with amino-acid sequence MTDHPYYGLFLIMCHYELQRGEAFGLHWKDIDFTENTIHIRQQVYLVGHEPKLGSLKTRASARDLPLLPSIKQELQAEYERWLYPDGHELLYLTKKDNPIDGRSFIKTFKDATRKVGLKEITLHEIRHSVATMLKEANVSAKDAQVILGHSSITTTLQIYTHSTEQKNQMHFSL; translated from the coding sequence ATGACAGACCATCCATACTACGGTTTATTCCTTATTATGTGTCATTATGAATTACAACGCGGTGAAGCGTTTGGCTTGCACTGGAAAGACATTGACTTTACCGAAAACACTATACATATCAGGCAGCAAGTTTATCTCGTAGGACATGAGCCAAAACTCGGCTCACTCAAAACAAGGGCAAGTGCTCGCGATCTGCCACTTCTGCCGAGTATAAAACAGGAGCTGCAAGCAGAATATGAACGATGGCTCTATCCAGATGGCCACGAACTTCTCTACCTTACTAAAAAAGACAACCCGATAGACGGTAGGAGTTTTATCAAAACATTTAAAGATGCTACTCGAAAAGTGGGATTAAAAGAGATAACGCTTCATGAGATTCGCCACAGCGTTGCTACAATGCTCAAAGAAGCTAACGTCTCGGCAAAAGATGCACAAGTTATCCTTGGGCATTCTTCAATAACAACAACCTTGCAAATCTATACTCACTCAACCGAACAGAAAAATCAAATGCACTTCTCGCTGTAA
- the hisS gene encoding histidine--tRNA ligase — translation MSSLSTQNYKGSRDYFPEEKRLQNYIFNVWHKTAESFGYEEYGAPLLEPLDIYLAKSGQELAGEQTYAFEDRGGRMVAIRPEMTPSISRMVAAKRQELAMPARLYSIANFMRYERPQRGREREFWQLNADLFGVDGAAADAEIIELSHASVMNFGAKQEMFTVRVNNRQLINRLMSQFLKLDIVGSTMMMKLLDRKNKIPAEEFKRQAIEIFGGQASEGLPKLAKMISMKSVDDLPSELASDDSVKQLREVMKLLRQKGIENAVFDVTLMRGLDYYTGMVFELFDNSPENNRALFGGGRYDGLVGLFGVESISTVGVGMGATTMQQFLEVHDLLPKLKSKTDVYIIPVSKESLAGADDLARKLRNEGVRAELDITGRKIDKQIKAALKKQIPFAVFVGEEEIASGAYTVRNLVESDEQKVGAERIVTIVKDRRYDGDEDAMFEL, via the coding sequence ATGAGCAGTTTATCAACACAGAATTACAAAGGTTCACGGGACTATTTTCCAGAGGAAAAGCGTCTGCAGAATTACATTTTCAACGTTTGGCACAAGACGGCGGAGAGTTTTGGTTACGAAGAATACGGCGCGCCGCTATTGGAGCCGTTAGATATTTATCTGGCCAAGTCAGGCCAAGAGCTGGCGGGCGAGCAAACCTATGCTTTTGAGGATCGTGGGGGTCGGATGGTGGCAATTCGTCCTGAGATGACGCCGTCGATTTCTCGAATGGTGGCCGCCAAGCGTCAGGAGCTAGCCATGCCAGCCAGGCTGTATTCAATTGCTAATTTTATGCGTTATGAGCGGCCGCAACGGGGGCGTGAGCGCGAGTTTTGGCAACTGAATGCAGATTTGTTTGGCGTAGATGGTGCGGCAGCGGATGCGGAGATTATTGAGCTTAGCCACGCTAGCGTGATGAATTTTGGCGCCAAGCAAGAAATGTTCACGGTCAGAGTGAATAATCGCCAATTGATTAATCGGCTAATGAGTCAATTCCTGAAACTTGATATTGTTGGATCGACGATGATGATGAAGTTGCTGGACAGGAAAAATAAGATTCCCGCTGAAGAATTTAAGCGCCAAGCAATTGAGATTTTTGGCGGACAAGCGTCAGAAGGTTTACCGAAGTTGGCGAAAATGATTAGTATGAAATCGGTTGATGATTTGCCGAGTGAGCTAGCGAGTGACGACAGTGTTAAGCAGCTGCGTGAAGTAATGAAACTGCTTCGTCAAAAAGGTATTGAAAATGCGGTGTTTGACGTCACGCTGATGCGCGGTTTGGATTATTACACTGGTATGGTGTTTGAGTTGTTTGATAATTCGCCAGAGAATAACCGAGCGTTGTTTGGCGGTGGACGATATGATGGTCTGGTTGGGCTATTTGGTGTTGAATCGATTTCAACGGTCGGGGTTGGCATGGGTGCCACGACTATGCAGCAATTCTTAGAGGTTCACGATTTATTGCCTAAATTAAAATCTAAGACAGACGTCTATATAATTCCGGTATCTAAGGAGTCGTTAGCGGGCGCGGATGATTTGGCGCGAAAATTACGCAACGAAGGTGTGCGAGCTGAACTGGACATTACTGGGCGAAAAATTGACAAGCAGATAAAAGCGGCGCTGAAAAAACAAATTCCGTTTGCCGTATTTGTGGGTGAGGAAGAAATTGCTAGCGGCGCGTACACGGTTCGCAATTTGGTGGAGTCTGACGAGCAGAAAGTTGGCGCTGAGCGGATTGTGACAATTGTCAAAGATCGTCGATATGATGGCGACGAAGACGCAATGTTTGAGCTCTAA
- a CDS encoding FAD-binding oxidoreductase: MNKVAKYLNEHLSGEVVSQDFALSQFEVDNGLLARRPEMVVRAANMNDIRKVMRFCSQLAEKGHVLPVFVRGCGTDETGAAANKGIAIDEKAYMNRVVGIDPRQQLIHAQAGISLSAINATLSTHKGLGLPRTSYIAEDGTIGGTISTAPAGMLSGSHGHFASTVQQLEVVLSNGDVIQTGRISRRDLSKKKGLSTFEGEIYREVDNLISDNAELIAQMDPDLPDTVGYSGISRVKQKDGSFDLTPLFIGSQGSLGIICEVIMKAQFVHPEYSVIAASYKKLSDAQSAVELAIKNKASSVEIIDGRFFRQAASVGKVVEWAPKECFKGAVVLAIFDDFSDRARNKAAKKLTRKLESSEVVDIKTLHLEEQDLFSLHSVLALAENPSEPHMITPRAFSGILMAPEKMDSFIGDLKSLEAKYGVNLPVFIDFSSDCIALYPTFDSKKVSERQKILQLLTEIAQIIEKYGGSFAGFGGDGRLKANFIYKNLPDDEKQLYAKVKQIFDPAGIFNPGIKAEAQPKELAAELNAWCKLRNQA; encoded by the coding sequence ATGAATAAAGTTGCGAAATATTTGAATGAACATCTGAGCGGCGAAGTTGTATCGCAGGATTTTGCGCTGAGCCAGTTTGAAGTCGACAACGGACTTTTGGCTCGTCGGCCAGAAATGGTTGTTCGGGCGGCTAATATGAATGACATTAGAAAAGTGATGCGGTTTTGTTCGCAATTAGCGGAAAAAGGTCATGTTTTGCCGGTATTTGTTCGTGGCTGTGGTACAGATGAGACGGGTGCGGCAGCGAATAAAGGTATCGCAATTGATGAAAAAGCTTACATGAATCGTGTGGTTGGTATTGATCCTCGCCAGCAGCTAATTCATGCGCAAGCGGGAATTTCACTTTCAGCAATTAACGCAACTTTGTCGACTCATAAAGGTCTAGGGCTGCCACGAACTTCATATATTGCAGAAGATGGCACGATTGGTGGCACTATCAGTACTGCTCCGGCTGGCATGCTGTCTGGAAGTCACGGTCATTTTGCTAGCACTGTCCAGCAACTAGAGGTCGTTCTGAGTAATGGCGATGTCATCCAGACCGGTCGGATATCTCGACGTGATCTGAGCAAGAAAAAGGGATTGTCGACGTTTGAGGGCGAGATTTATCGAGAGGTTGATAACTTAATTTCGGACAATGCTGAGTTGATCGCCCAGATGGATCCAGATTTGCCGGATACTGTGGGCTATAGTGGAATTTCCCGGGTTAAGCAGAAGGATGGTTCGTTCGATTTAACGCCGTTATTTATTGGTAGTCAGGGAAGCTTGGGCATAATTTGTGAAGTCATTATGAAAGCTCAATTCGTCCATCCAGAATATTCGGTTATTGCAGCTTCGTATAAGAAATTGTCAGACGCCCAGTCGGCTGTCGAGCTGGCAATAAAGAATAAAGCTTCCTCTGTGGAGATAATTGACGGGCGATTCTTCCGTCAGGCAGCCAGCGTGGGAAAGGTTGTTGAGTGGGCGCCAAAAGAATGTTTTAAGGGTGCTGTGGTTCTGGCTATTTTTGATGATTTTTCAGACCGAGCGCGTAATAAAGCAGCTAAAAAGTTGACGCGAAAATTGGAATCATCAGAAGTGGTTGATATAAAAACACTACATTTAGAAGAGCAGGACCTGTTCAGTTTGCATTCGGTTTTGGCGCTAGCGGAAAACCCAAGCGAACCACACATGATTACGCCACGTGCGTTTTCTGGGATTTTAATGGCGCCAGAGAAAATGGATAGTTTCATCGGCGATTTGAAATCTCTGGAGGCAAAGTACGGCGTGAATCTTCCGGTATTTATTGACTTTTCGAGTGATTGCATCGCATTATATCCAACATTTGACAGTAAAAAGGTGAGCGAGCGTCAGAAGATCTTACAATTACTGACTGAAATCGCGCAGATTATTGAAAAATACGGTGGTTCATTTGCGGGCTTTGGTGGTGATGGTCGGCTAAAAGCCAACTTTATCTATAAAAATCTGCCAGATGATGAAAAACAATTATACGCGAAGGTGAAGCAAATCTTTGATCCAGCTGGAATTTTTAATCCAGGAATTAAAGCGGAGGCTCAGCCAAAGGAACTGGCGGCGGAATTAAACGCGTGGTGCAAGCTTCGTAATCAAGCTTGA
- the typA gene encoding translational GTPase TypA, giving the protein MKDASKIRNIAIIAHVDHGKTTMVDGLLKQSRTFRDNQAEMSQELIMDSGDQEHERGITITAKQTSIFYGDYKINIIDTPGHADFSGEVERTLQMADGVLLIVDAQEGPMPQTKFVLSKALELGLKPVVVINKIDKPARRIAEVEDELSDLFLELATDDRQLHYPIYYAVGRDGKAWREIPVSPSEDANLTPIFEAIINDIPAPSVTADGGFQMLVTSLQYDTFQGKYAIGRIARGSVKRGLAVSLLKQGKVSSSARIEKVFGYRGLNREELDEAFAGDIVALVGVSEAHIGDTIADKEQPEALPAIAIEAPTLSMYLGPNTSPMKGREGEFTTSRQIGDRLRRELETNVALRVEENGIGFTVSGRGELHLSVLIETMRREGFEFEVGRPQVVTITEDGVEKEPIEELQIEISSEFIGAISQELGARHAEMKLQETTASGATRITYVLPTRALIGLRNVLLTATKGTVIMNSLPHGYQPLGGKLPKTRSGVLIAFEAGTTTPYALQAAEARGELLVGPGTEVYAGMIVGIYNRQEDIEINVCKAKHLTNMRSKSSDGTVQLTPFTQFSLEQCIDFIEDDELLEVTPKSLRLRKRYLDANERKRANKQ; this is encoded by the coding sequence ATGAAGGACGCTAGCAAGATTCGAAATATTGCCATTATTGCCCACGTTGATCACGGCAAGACAACCATGGTTGATGGGCTACTCAAACAGTCGCGCACATTCCGCGACAACCAGGCCGAAATGAGCCAAGAACTGATCATGGATTCGGGTGATCAGGAGCACGAACGCGGTATCACCATCACCGCCAAACAAACGTCAATTTTTTACGGTGATTATAAGATCAACATCATCGACACGCCGGGGCACGCCGATTTTTCGGGCGAAGTCGAGCGGACTTTGCAGATGGCGGATGGTGTCTTGCTGATCGTTGATGCCCAGGAAGGGCCGATGCCGCAGACGAAGTTCGTGTTGAGCAAGGCGCTGGAACTGGGTTTGAAGCCGGTGGTGGTGATTAATAAAATTGACAAGCCAGCGCGGCGAATTGCCGAGGTTGAAGATGAACTGAGTGATCTATTTTTGGAGTTAGCGACCGATGATCGTCAGCTGCATTATCCGATTTATTACGCCGTTGGGCGCGATGGCAAGGCCTGGCGAGAGATTCCTGTTAGCCCGAGCGAAGACGCCAATCTCACACCGATTTTTGAAGCGATTATTAACGATATCCCGGCGCCGAGCGTCACGGCTGATGGCGGGTTTCAGATGCTGGTGACTAGCCTGCAGTACGATACCTTCCAGGGCAAATACGCCATTGGGCGGATCGCTCGCGGGTCGGTCAAGCGCGGCCTGGCGGTTAGTTTACTGAAACAGGGCAAAGTATCGAGCTCAGCGCGAATTGAGAAAGTTTTTGGCTACCGCGGACTGAACCGTGAAGAGCTTGACGAGGCATTTGCTGGCGACATTGTGGCGCTGGTTGGCGTGAGTGAAGCGCACATTGGCGATACGATCGCCGATAAAGAACAGCCTGAAGCCCTGCCAGCAATTGCTATCGAAGCGCCGACGTTGAGCATGTATCTCGGTCCAAACACCAGCCCGATGAAAGGGCGCGAGGGCGAGTTTACTACCTCGCGGCAAATTGGCGACCGGTTGCGGCGAGAGCTGGAAACTAACGTGGCGCTGCGCGTCGAGGAAAACGGCATCGGCTTTACGGTATCTGGTCGCGGCGAGCTGCACTTGAGCGTCTTGATCGAGACCATGCGGCGCGAAGGCTTTGAGTTTGAAGTCGGCCGCCCGCAAGTAGTCACCATCACCGAGGACGGCGTTGAAAAAGAGCCAATTGAAGAACTGCAAATCGAAATTAGCAGCGAATTCATCGGCGCAATCAGCCAGGAATTGGGTGCGCGCCATGCTGAAATGAAGTTGCAAGAAACCACCGCAAGTGGCGCTACCCGCATCACCTACGTACTGCCGACGAGAGCGTTGATCGGCCTGCGAAACGTACTGTTGACCGCCACCAAAGGCACCGTGATTATGAATTCCCTGCCGCACGGCTATCAACCACTGGGCGGCAAATTGCCAAAGACCCGCAGCGGCGTACTCATCGCCTTTGAAGCTGGTACTACCACGCCGTACGCTCTGCAGGCGGCCGAAGCGCGTGGCGAGCTCTTGGTCGGGCCGGGCACGGAAGTCTACGCTGGCATGATCGTCGGTATTTATAATCGCCAAGAAGACATTGAAATTAACGTCTGTAAGGCTAAACACCTGACCAACATGCGTTCCAAATCGTCCGACGGCACGGTGCAGCTGACGCCATTTACGCAGTTTAGCCTGGAGCAATGCATCGATTTCATCGAGGACGACGAGCTGCTGGAAGTGACGCCAAAATCTTTGCGCCTGCGTAAACGCTACCTCGATGCCAATGAGCGAAAGCGTGCCAATAAACAATAG